In Sebaldella termitidis ATCC 33386, one DNA window encodes the following:
- the yidD gene encoding membrane protein insertion efficiency factor YidD, which yields MRKIFIFLIKFYQKAISPFLGRRCRFYPTCSEYTKQAVEKYGALKGLYLGLIRILKCHPFHKGGYDPLK from the coding sequence ATGAGAAAAATATTTATTTTCCTCATAAAATTTTATCAGAAAGCAATTTCCCCTTTTTTGGGAAGAAGATGCAGGTTTTATCCTACATGTTCGGAATATACTAAACAGGCAGTAGAAAAATATGGAGCATTAAAAGGACTATATTTAGGACTGATAAGAATTCTAAAATGCCATCCTTTTCATAAAGGAGGATATGATCCATTAAAATAA